The proteins below are encoded in one region of Triticum aestivum cultivar Chinese Spring chromosome 1B, IWGSC CS RefSeq v2.1, whole genome shotgun sequence:
- the LOC123108092 gene encoding hydroxyproline O-galactosyltransferase GALT3 → MRNCSGVILILSLAALLFLLSPSPLTTHQPATYPAGSVADLLPSLPGLSGLYPAPANSTAHLSWHLLRPILSRSDAIPGTAAGVLEAAAAWRNLTAAVAAAAAGSNQETRNASCRASVGGDLRARGVKIPCGLAEGAAVTVVAVPKQGAARFQAELVGGGGEVVACFNVSLGPSGMVVEQSSWTREDGWGEWERCPPLGHIGSNSSWQLSPVDALVRCNQQVSVNNIQGSSNTTQNVSANQPEDEKRLKGRAHFSGSTAIVEGEPFTATLWAGAEGFHLTVNGRHETSFAYRERLEPWSVADVRLSGDLELLSILANGLPVSEDVDMASVELLKAPPVPKKRIFLLVGVFSTGNNFKRRMALRRTWMQYESVRSGEVAVRFFTGLHKSEQVNMELWREGQLYGDIQFMPFVDYYTLITLKTVAICTFGTKIMPAKYIMKTDDDAFVRIDEVISSLKKANPHGLLYGLMSFQSSPHRDKDSKWFISPKEWPVETYPPWAHGPGYIISRDVAKFVVQGHQERKLQLFRLEDVAMGIWIQQYKDSGQQVNYANDERFYNEGCDSDYVLAHYQSPRLMMCLWEKLQKESQAVCCE, encoded by the exons ATGAGGAATTGCTCCGGCGTGATCCTCATCCTCTCCCTTGCCGccctgctcttcctcctctcgccgtccCCCCTCACCACCCACCAGCCTGCCACCTACCCCGCCGGCTCAGTTGCCGACCTCCTGCCCTCCCTCCCCGGGCTCTCGGGCCTTTACCCGGCGCCCGCCAACTCCACCGCGCACCTCTCCTGGCACCTCCTCCGCCCCATCCTTTCCCGCTCCGATGCGATCCCAGGCACCGCCGCGGGCGTCCTCGAGGCGGCCGCCGCCTGGCgcaacctcaccgccgccgtcgCGGCGGCGGCAGCCGGCAGCAACCAAGAGACCCGCAACGCGAGCTGCCGGGCGTCCGTGGGCGGGGATCTGCGCGCCCGCGGGGTCAAGATCCCGTGCGGGCTCGCGGAGGGCGCCGCGGTGACGGTGGTGGCGGTGCCCAAGCAAGGAGCGGCCAGGTTCCAGGCGGAGTTggtgggaggaggcggcgaggtGGTGGCGTGCTTCAATGTGAGTCTGGGGCCTTCTGGGATGGTGGTGGAGCAGAGTTCTTGGACTCGCGAGGACGGCTGGGGGGAGTGGGAGCGCTGCCCGCCGCTTGGTCACATCGGCAGCAATAGCAGTTGGCAACTAAG TCCGGTCGATGCCCTTGTTCGTTGCAATCAGCAAGTAAGTGTGAATAACATTCAGGGGAGTAGCAACACCACACAGAATGTTAGTGCGAACCAGCCTGAAGATGAAAAGAGGCTCAAAGGACGTGCACATTTCAGTGGCAGTACTGCAATTGTCGAAGGAGAGCCTTTTACAGCAACACTGTGGGCTGGTGCTGAAGGGTTCCATTTGACAGTAAATGGGAGGCACGAGACATCATTTGCATACAGAGAG AGGTTGGAGCCATGGTCAGTAGCAGACGTCAGGCTCTCTGGGGATTTGGAGCTCCTATCAATCTTGGCTAATGGATTGCCAGTTTCAGAAGATGTAGACATGGCAAGTGTTGAGCTTCTGAAGGCCCCACCTGTTCCAAAGAAGCGAATTTTTCTTCTCGTTGGTGTTTTCTCTACTGGAAACAACTTCAAGCGCCGGATGGCTTTGAGGCGAACATGGATGCAATATGAGTCTGTCCGCTCAGGCGAAGTAGCTGTGCGGTTTTTCACTGGCCTT CATAAGAGTGAGCAGGTCAATATGGAATTATGGAGAGAAGGTCAGCTGTATGGTGATATCCAGTTTATGCCATTTGTTGACTACTATACCTTGATCACTCTAAAGACTGTTGCAATTTGTACGTTTGGG ACCAAAATTATGCCTGCAAAGTACATCATGAAAACAGATGATGATGCTTTTGTTAGGATTGATGAAGTCATCTCTAGCCTGAAGAAGGCCAACCCCCATGGTCTTTTGTATGGTCTTATGTCTTTCCAGTCTTCACCACACAGAGACAAGGATAGCAAGTGGTTTATCAGTCCAAAG GAATGGCCTGTTGAAACATATCCGCCGTGGGCTCATGGTCCCGGATACATAATTTCAAGGGATGTTGCTAAATTTGTGGTTCAAGGTCACCAAGAACGAAAACTTCAG CTATTTAGACTTGAAGATGTGGCCATGGGAATATGGATCCAGCAATACAAAGACAGTGGTCAGCAAGTGAACTATGCCAACGATGAGCGCTTCTACAACGAAGGATGCGACTCTGATTACGTCCTTGCCCACTATCAAAGCCCGAGGCTCATGATGTGCTTGTGGGAGAAGCTCCAGAAGGAATCTCAAGCGGTATGCTGCGAATAA
- the LOC123108104 gene encoding dihydrolipoyl dehydrogenase 1, mitochondrial produces MALAILARRRAAEAVARRAHAPGAAALSAWRAYAAAAEESDVVVVGGGPGGYVAAIKAAQLGLKTTCIEKRGTLGGTCLNVGCIPSKALLHSSHMYHEAKTSFAHHGVKISNLEVDLPAMMAQKDKAVAGLTKGIEGLFKKNKVTYVKGFGKLTSPSEVSVDLVDGGNTVVKGKNIIIATGSDVKSLPGITIDEKKIVSSTGALCLSGIPKKMVVIGAGYIGLEMGSVWNRLGTEVTVVEFAPDIVPSMDGEIRKQFQRMLQKQKMKFMLKTKVVGVDTSGDGVKLTLEPATGGEQSILEADIVLVSAGRTPYTAGLGLDAIGVEMDKAGRILVDKRFMTNVSGVYAIGDAIPGPMLAHKAEEDGVACVEFLAGKEGHVDYDLVPGVVYTHPEVASVGKTEEQVKASGIAYRVGKFPLMANSRAKAIDDAEGMVKVVADKETDKILGVHIMAQNAGEIIHEAVLALQYGASSEDVARICHAHPTVSEALKEACLQTHSKAIHI; encoded by the exons ATGGCGCTGGCTATCCTGGCGAggcggagggcggcggaggccgtgGCGCGGCGGGCGCACGCCCCCGGTGCGGCGGCGCTGTCCGCGTGGAGGGcgtacgcggcggcggcggaggagagcgACGTCGTGGTGgtcggcggcgggccgggagggtACGTGGCGGCCATCAAGGCGGCGCAGCTGGGGCTCAAGACCACCTGCATCGAGAAGCGGGGCACCCTCGGCGGGACCTGCCTCAACGTCGGGTGCATCCCCTCCAAG GCTCTGTTGCACTCTTCTCATATGTACCATGAAGCAAAGACTTCTTTTGCACACCATGGAGTGAAAATCTCTAATCTGGAAGTGGATCTCCCAGCCATGATGGCGCAGAAAGACAAGGCTGTGGCCGGATTAACAAAAGGAATCGAGGGCCTCTTTAAGAAGAACAAAGTGACATATGTCAAAGGCTTTGGGAAACTTACTTCCCCGTCAGAAGTTTCGGTTGATTTGGTTGATGGTGGCAACACAGTCGTCAAAGGAAAAAACATAATCATTGCCACTGGGTCTGATGTAAAATCACTTCCTGGGATTACAATTGACGAGAAGAAGATTGTCTCATCCACTGGTGCCCTGTGTTTGTCGGGTATCCCAAAGAAAATGGTTGTCATTGGAGCTGGTTACATTGGCCTGGAAATGGGTTCAGTCTGGAACCGTCTTGGGACAGAGGTCACTGTTGTTGAATTTGCTCCAGACATAGTCCCATCAATGGATGGTGAAATCAGGAAGCAGTTCCAGCGCATGCTGCAGAAGCAGAAGATGAAGTTTATGCTCAAGACAAAGGTGGTCGGAGTtgatacctctggagacggggtgAAGCTAACACTTGAGCCTGCAACTGGTGGTGAGCAGAGCATCCTTGAAGCAGACATCGTTCTCGTCTCTGCTGGAAGGACCCCATATACCGCCGGGCTCGGGCTGGATGCCATTGGGGTTGAGATGGACAAGGCTGGCAGGATCCTCGTCGATAAGCGGTTCATGACCAATGTGAGTGGAGTGTATGCGATTGGCGATGCCATCCCTGGGCCCATGCTTGCCCACAAAGCTGAAGAGGATGGCGTGGCATGTGTCGAGTTCCTTGCTGGCAAGGAAGGTCACGTTGACTATGATTTGGTGCCTGGTGTGGTCTACACACATCCAGAGGTGGCATCCGTCGGGAAGACGGAGGAGCAGGTGAAGGCCTCAGGAATTGCCTACCGAGTTGGCAAATTCCCGCTGATGGCAAACAGCCGTGCGAAGGCTATTGATGATGCCGAGGGGATGGTTAAGGTGGTGGCTGACAAGGAAACCGACAAGATTCTTGGCGTGCACATAATGGCGCAGAATGCTGGAGAGATCATCCATGAAGCTGTGCTTGCCCTGCAGTATGGAGCATCCAGCGAGGATGTTGCCCGGATATGCCATGCACATCCCACTGTGAGTGAAGCCCTCAAGGAGGCTTGCTTGCAAACCCATTCCAAGGCCATCCACAtatga
- the LOC123108115 gene encoding uncharacterized protein isoform X2, producing MARLPLSPSPPAFTPVKEEPDVDTTTAAARTTRPPPRKKRRRDHLPVTPTQPLLTPQTILSGISKADSFHVKRCGELEDLTPTTAPASIKSEPDADDGTGKDAGGETLGAPPHKKRGRHSLPATPIHPLFTPQATLPGISRADSSVEQPSATPTGTVKGELDADTGKDAGGKVVRRRRPYPQRPITDQGPTMWANRGRLGRLLHNLVCTHQWRDAAGVFSVLLPGIQRPDSFEEARSILVDAMDIHRRLAQDSGGRRTYYHRTQKVFDVWIQRLMWLPTCAKKHMVKLELALFYISQGKIDDAHNATRVLIAKDGLKMEPTLNLIHGLISYDKWYSGLPKDMQLERFDVYNACGENGLQDSSDDNCSIDVDDASFPACSSESSINNGNIDKKCKITKKSHFVYPVKENDSVDSQVKGVVSADFRSVFLVTSDALTCGLEQTLLPLRLKHAAGTSSDCFDSYWKYKSTPNTFYADAERCLKVALHSSPPVMAALLPLIQILLLGDKLKDALCELEKTCRSSTTALPFRLRGRLLEYFDQNQVSTISSCYEEALQRDPTCSYSVERLTEMHRKGYYNTARLLERIALHLDSVNGKPLIWEELVSCFLRLFSDRTTDYEDRISCNVEGDASIDAFSSLSSVFFEQRTRESWKLRCKWWMNRHFSQNIYMSETAKGDCKLLASKASCACHMLGPRFPYVKAAKSYLSKQEAKDESRFLSRNTENSVKLLQSLEKLT from the exons ATGGCGCGGCTGCCGCTGTCGCCATCTCCACCGGCTTTCACCCCCGTCAAGGAAGAGCCCGACGTcgacaccaccaccgccgccgctcgcACTACGCGCCCACCGCCCCGCAAgaagcgccgccgggaccaccttcCGGTAACCCCAACCCAGCCGCTGCTCACGCCCCAAACTATTCTGTCCGGGATTTCGAAAGCCGATTCCTTCCATGTCAAGCGGTGCGGGGAGCTGGAGGACCTAACGCCGACGACAGCGCCCGCCTCCATAAAGAGCGAGCCTGACGCTGACGACGGGACTGGCAAGGATGCAGGAGGGGAAACATTGGGCGCACCACCGCACAAGAAGCGCGGCCGTCACTCCCTGCCGGCAACCCCAATCCATCCCCTTTTCACGCCCCAAGCTACCCTGCCGGGCATTTCAAGGGCCGATTCCTCGGTGGAGCAGCCTAGCGCAACGCCAACTGGCACCGTCAAGGGCGAGCTTGATGCAGACACTGGAAAGGATGCGGGAGGGAAGGTGGTCCGGAGACGACGACCCTACCCCCAGAGGCCCATTACAGATCAAGGCCCGACCATGTGGGCCAATCGTGGACGCCTCGGCCGTCTCCTCCACAATCTAGTTTGCACGCACCAATGGCGAGATGCCGCTGGGGTCTTCTCCGTGCTCCTACCTGGCATCCAGCGCCCCGACTCCTTCGAGGAGGCCCGCAGCATTTTAGTG GATGCGATGGATATTCATAGACGCCTTGCTCAGGACAGCGGTGGCAGGAGAACCTACTACCACAGGACACAGAAGGTTTTTGATGTTTGGATACAACGGCTAATGTGGTTGCCTACTTGTGCAAAA AAACACATGGTTAAACTCGAATTGGCTCTATTTTATATTTCACAAGGCAAGATCGATGATGCACACAATGCAACAAGAGT CCTCATCGCGAAGGACGGACTAAAGATGGAACCAACTCTAAATCTGATACATGGCTTGATATCATATGATAAATGGTACTCTGGTTTGCCCAAAGACATGCAACTTGAGAGATTTGATGTGTACA ATGCCTGTGGAGAAAATGGTCTCCAGGATAGTTCAGATGACAATTGCAGCATTGATGTTGATGATGCTAGTTTtcctgcttgctcttcagaaaGTTCTATCAATAATGGGAATATAGACAAAAAATGCAAGATTACCAAGAAATCTCATTTTGTTTATCCTGTTAAGGAAAATGATTCAGTAGATTCACAAGTGAAAGGAGTGGTTTCTGCAGATTTTCGAAGCGTATTTTTAGTTACCTCTGATGCCCTTACCTGTG GATTGGAACAAACCTTGTTGCCGCTACGTCTAAAGCATGCTGCTGGGACTTCAAGTGATTGCTTTGATTCGTACTGGAAGTACAAGTCAACACCTAATACCTTCTACGCAGATGCAGAAAGATGTCTAAAAGTGGCTCTTCATTCGTCACCACCAGTAATGGCAGCCTTATTGCCATTAATACAG ATCCTGCTGCTTGGTGATAAACTGAAAGATGCACTTTGTGAACTTGAGAAGACCTGCCGCAGTTCTACTACAGCGCTTCCTTTCAG ATTGCGAGGCAGGCTGCTAGAGTATTTTGACCAAAATCAAGTATCAACTATATCTTCTTGCTATGAGGAAGCTTTGCAGAGAGATCCTACATGTAGCTACTCGGTTGAGAGGCTAACTGAAATGCACAGAAAAG GATATTATAATACCGCCCGACTACTTGAGAGAATTGCTTTGCATCTAGACTCTGTGAACGGGAAGCCTTTGATCTGGGAGGAGCTTGTATCATGCTTCCTTCGGCTTTTTTCTGATCGTACTACTGACTACGAGGATCGTATTTCATGTAATGTTGAAGGAGATGCATCGATTGATGCTTTTAGTAGTCTTTCTTCAGTCTTCtttgagcaacgtacaagggaatCATGGAAGCTCCGATGCAAATGGTGGATGAACCGTCATTTCAGCCAAAACATCTATATGTCAGAAACCGCGAAAG GTGATTGCAAGCTCCTCGCTTCCAAGGCATCTTGTGCTTGTCACATGCTTGGGCCCAGATTCCCATATGTCAAAGCAGCTAAGAGCTATCTTTCCAAGCAAGAGGCAAAGGATGAATCCAGATTCCTCTCCAGGAACACGGAAAATTCTGTCAAGTTATTACAAAGTTTGGAGAAACTAACGTGA
- the LOC123108115 gene encoding uncharacterized protein isoform X1, with product MARLPLSPSPPAFTPVKEEPDVDTTTAAARTTRPPPRKKRRRDHLPVTPTQPLLTPQTILSGISKADSFHVKRCGELEDLTPTTAPASIKSEPDADDGTGKDAGGETLGAPPHKKRGRHSLPATPIHPLFTPQATLPGISRADSSVEQPSATPTGTVKGELDADTGKDAGGKVVRRRRPYPQRPITDQGPTMWANRGRLGRLLHNLVCTHQWRDAAGVFSVLLPGIQRPDSFEEARSILVDAMDIHRRLAQDSGGRRTYYHRTQKVFDVWIQRLMWLPTCAKKHMVKLELALFYISQGKIDDAHNATRVLIAKDGLKMEPTLNLIHGLISYDKWYSGLPKDMQLERFDVYNESCKISVSSNACGENGLQDSSDDNCSIDVDDASFPACSSESSINNGNIDKKCKITKKSHFVYPVKENDSVDSQVKGVVSADFRSVFLVTSDALTCGLEQTLLPLRLKHAAGTSSDCFDSYWKYKSTPNTFYADAERCLKVALHSSPPVMAALLPLIQILLLGDKLKDALCELEKTCRSSTTALPFRLRGRLLEYFDQNQVSTISSCYEEALQRDPTCSYSVERLTEMHRKGYYNTARLLERIALHLDSVNGKPLIWEELVSCFLRLFSDRTTDYEDRISCNVEGDASIDAFSSLSSVFFEQRTRESWKLRCKWWMNRHFSQNIYMSETAKGDCKLLASKASCACHMLGPRFPYVKAAKSYLSKQEAKDESRFLSRNTENSVKLLQSLEKLT from the exons ATGGCGCGGCTGCCGCTGTCGCCATCTCCACCGGCTTTCACCCCCGTCAAGGAAGAGCCCGACGTcgacaccaccaccgccgccgctcgcACTACGCGCCCACCGCCCCGCAAgaagcgccgccgggaccaccttcCGGTAACCCCAACCCAGCCGCTGCTCACGCCCCAAACTATTCTGTCCGGGATTTCGAAAGCCGATTCCTTCCATGTCAAGCGGTGCGGGGAGCTGGAGGACCTAACGCCGACGACAGCGCCCGCCTCCATAAAGAGCGAGCCTGACGCTGACGACGGGACTGGCAAGGATGCAGGAGGGGAAACATTGGGCGCACCACCGCACAAGAAGCGCGGCCGTCACTCCCTGCCGGCAACCCCAATCCATCCCCTTTTCACGCCCCAAGCTACCCTGCCGGGCATTTCAAGGGCCGATTCCTCGGTGGAGCAGCCTAGCGCAACGCCAACTGGCACCGTCAAGGGCGAGCTTGATGCAGACACTGGAAAGGATGCGGGAGGGAAGGTGGTCCGGAGACGACGACCCTACCCCCAGAGGCCCATTACAGATCAAGGCCCGACCATGTGGGCCAATCGTGGACGCCTCGGCCGTCTCCTCCACAATCTAGTTTGCACGCACCAATGGCGAGATGCCGCTGGGGTCTTCTCCGTGCTCCTACCTGGCATCCAGCGCCCCGACTCCTTCGAGGAGGCCCGCAGCATTTTAGTG GATGCGATGGATATTCATAGACGCCTTGCTCAGGACAGCGGTGGCAGGAGAACCTACTACCACAGGACACAGAAGGTTTTTGATGTTTGGATACAACGGCTAATGTGGTTGCCTACTTGTGCAAAA AAACACATGGTTAAACTCGAATTGGCTCTATTTTATATTTCACAAGGCAAGATCGATGATGCACACAATGCAACAAGAGT CCTCATCGCGAAGGACGGACTAAAGATGGAACCAACTCTAAATCTGATACATGGCTTGATATCATATGATAAATGGTACTCTGGTTTGCCCAAAGACATGCAACTTGAGAGATTTGATGTGTACAATGAATCATGCAAAATTTCTGTGTCATCAAATGCCTGTGGAGAAAATGGTCTCCAGGATAGTTCAGATGACAATTGCAGCATTGATGTTGATGATGCTAGTTTtcctgcttgctcttcagaaaGTTCTATCAATAATGGGAATATAGACAAAAAATGCAAGATTACCAAGAAATCTCATTTTGTTTATCCTGTTAAGGAAAATGATTCAGTAGATTCACAAGTGAAAGGAGTGGTTTCTGCAGATTTTCGAAGCGTATTTTTAGTTACCTCTGATGCCCTTACCTGTG GATTGGAACAAACCTTGTTGCCGCTACGTCTAAAGCATGCTGCTGGGACTTCAAGTGATTGCTTTGATTCGTACTGGAAGTACAAGTCAACACCTAATACCTTCTACGCAGATGCAGAAAGATGTCTAAAAGTGGCTCTTCATTCGTCACCACCAGTAATGGCAGCCTTATTGCCATTAATACAG ATCCTGCTGCTTGGTGATAAACTGAAAGATGCACTTTGTGAACTTGAGAAGACCTGCCGCAGTTCTACTACAGCGCTTCCTTTCAG ATTGCGAGGCAGGCTGCTAGAGTATTTTGACCAAAATCAAGTATCAACTATATCTTCTTGCTATGAGGAAGCTTTGCAGAGAGATCCTACATGTAGCTACTCGGTTGAGAGGCTAACTGAAATGCACAGAAAAG GATATTATAATACCGCCCGACTACTTGAGAGAATTGCTTTGCATCTAGACTCTGTGAACGGGAAGCCTTTGATCTGGGAGGAGCTTGTATCATGCTTCCTTCGGCTTTTTTCTGATCGTACTACTGACTACGAGGATCGTATTTCATGTAATGTTGAAGGAGATGCATCGATTGATGCTTTTAGTAGTCTTTCTTCAGTCTTCtttgagcaacgtacaagggaatCATGGAAGCTCCGATGCAAATGGTGGATGAACCGTCATTTCAGCCAAAACATCTATATGTCAGAAACCGCGAAAG GTGATTGCAAGCTCCTCGCTTCCAAGGCATCTTGTGCTTGTCACATGCTTGGGCCCAGATTCCCATATGTCAAAGCAGCTAAGAGCTATCTTTCCAAGCAAGAGGCAAAGGATGAATCCAGATTCCTCTCCAGGAACACGGAAAATTCTGTCAAGTTATTACAAAGTTTGGAGAAACTAACGTGA